The following are from one region of the Hippocampus zosterae strain Florida chromosome 9, ASM2543408v3, whole genome shotgun sequence genome:
- the LOC127607392 gene encoding anti-Muellerian hormone type-2 receptor-like isoform X1, whose translation MFRRCWPFFLLLLECICPCISSPLSDERRQCAFQVKAQNQKYLAAGNVSDSIQVCERTRCCVGYFLMVQGQLEVDTLACDVTEKSCPDATCKAQHRFNNRLVKCVCNTHLCNKKLTWSASSEEPGPTDSADKTWLIIVSAVLVMCLVIAAVRWKCLSLHKEENTQATLHVAPLSSCQTQKSQIDVTDVQLQQIVARGHFATVWRGMYQGSTVAVKVYPAAAQHAFSSEKEVYGLPLMRHAGIISFLGTGRRSEDGSWLLFLQLAEYGSLHSFLSQNTNSWPSSLKLCLSLSQGLSYLHSYLLTKEGHKPPVAHRDLSSFNVLVRADGTCALCDFGSAIILCSCSSHRQMGNLLSPSQAACTLCYMPPEILEGSVYQFSSCFLHGDVYALSLVLWEICMRCSDLFEDGAVPQHLLPYERELGAHMTRESLTSHVSHMEKRPSIPEHWQQLRQAPALQDLLTECWDVDPDARLTAQCVVDRLVSLESYSLV comes from the exons ATGTTCCGGCGATGCTGGCCCttttttctgctgctgctgg AATgcatctgtccttgtatctccAGCCCCTTGTCGGATGAGAGGAGGCAGTGCGCCTTCCAGGTCAAAGCACAGAACCAGAAGTACCTGGCGGCGGGCAATGTGAGCGACTCTATTCAGGTGTGCGAGCGCACGCGTTGCTGCGTGGGGTACTTCCTCATGGTCCAGGGACAGCTGGAGGTTGACACTCTTG CTTGCGATGTGACTGAAAAATCTTGCCCTGATGCCACCTGCAAGGCGCAGCACCGCTTCAACAACCGGCTGGTGAAGTGTGTGTGCAACACGCACCTCTGTAACAAGAAACTCACCTGGAGCGCGTCATCGGAAGAGCCAGGGCCCACTGACTCCGCGG ACAAAACTTGGCTCATCATTGTTTCCGCTGTGTTGGTCATGTGCCTGGTGATTGCGGCAGTGCGTTGGAAATGTCTCTCGCTACACAAAG AGGAGAACACACAAGCTACCCTTCACGTCGCTCCACTGAGTTCTTGCCAAACGCAAAAGTCCCAGATTGATGTCACTGATGTTCAACTGCAGCAG ATTGTGGCCCGTGGGCATTTTGCCACGGTGTGGCGAGGAATGTACCAAGGATCGACGGTGGCCGTTAAAGTCTACCCTGCTGCCGCTCAGCATGCGTTCAGCTCCGAGAAGGAAGTCTACGGTCTCCCGCTGATGAGGCACGCCGGGATCATCAGCTTCCTGGGTACCGGGAGAAGGTCGGAAGACGGCAGCTGGCTCCTATTTCTGCAGTTGGCAGAATAT GGCTCTTTGCACTCGTTTCTGAGTCAGAACACCAACAGCTGGCCCTCGTCACTCAAGTTGTGCCTCTCTTTATCACAAGGACTCTCCTATCTCCACTCGTATCTGCTCACAAAAG agggcCACAAGCCGCCCGTGGCCCACAGAGACCTCAGCAGCTTCAATGTGCTCGTCCGGGCAGATGGCACCTGTGCCCTGTGTGATTTTGGTAGCGCTATCATCCTGTGCTCGTGCTCAAGTCATCGCCAAATGGGAAATCTACTG AGTCCAAGCCAGGCAGCATGCACCCTGTGCTACATGCCCCCCGAGATTCTGGAGGGTTCTGTGTACCAATTCAGCAGCTGCTTTCTGCATGGGGACGTCTACGCTTTGAGTTTGGTGTTGTGGGAGATATGCATGCGCTGTTCTGACTTGTTTGAAG ATGGTGCCGTGCCACAACACCTCCTCCCTTATGAGCGTGAGCTGGGAGCCCACATGACCCGGGAGAGTCTCACCTCCCATGTGTCTCACATGGAAAAAAGACCCTCCATCCCTGAGCATTGGCAGCAGCTGAGACAG GCACCAGCGCTTCAAGATCTATTGACAGAATGCTGGGACGTGGACCCAGATGCCCGGCTGACTGCTCAGTGTGTCGTGGACAGATTAGTCTCCCTTGAGTCGTATTCTTTAGTATGA
- the LOC127607392 gene encoding anti-Muellerian hormone type-2 receptor-like isoform X2: MFRRCWPFFLLLLECICPCISSPLSDERRQCAFQVKAQNQKYLAAGNVSDSIQVCERTRCCVGYFLMVQGQLEVDTLDKTWLIIVSAVLVMCLVIAAVRWKCLSLHKEENTQATLHVAPLSSCQTQKSQIDVTDVQLQQIVARGHFATVWRGMYQGSTVAVKVYPAAAQHAFSSEKEVYGLPLMRHAGIISFLGTGRRSEDGSWLLFLQLAEYGSLHSFLSQNTNSWPSSLKLCLSLSQGLSYLHSYLLTKEGHKPPVAHRDLSSFNVLVRADGTCALCDFGSAIILCSCSSHRQMGNLLSPSQAACTLCYMPPEILEGSVYQFSSCFLHGDVYALSLVLWEICMRCSDLFEDGAVPQHLLPYERELGAHMTRESLTSHVSHMEKRPSIPEHWQQLRQAPALQDLLTECWDVDPDARLTAQCVVDRLVSLESYSLV, from the exons ATGTTCCGGCGATGCTGGCCCttttttctgctgctgctgg AATgcatctgtccttgtatctccAGCCCCTTGTCGGATGAGAGGAGGCAGTGCGCCTTCCAGGTCAAAGCACAGAACCAGAAGTACCTGGCGGCGGGCAATGTGAGCGACTCTATTCAGGTGTGCGAGCGCACGCGTTGCTGCGTGGGGTACTTCCTCATGGTCCAGGGACAGCTGGAGGTTGACACTCTTG ACAAAACTTGGCTCATCATTGTTTCCGCTGTGTTGGTCATGTGCCTGGTGATTGCGGCAGTGCGTTGGAAATGTCTCTCGCTACACAAAG AGGAGAACACACAAGCTACCCTTCACGTCGCTCCACTGAGTTCTTGCCAAACGCAAAAGTCCCAGATTGATGTCACTGATGTTCAACTGCAGCAG ATTGTGGCCCGTGGGCATTTTGCCACGGTGTGGCGAGGAATGTACCAAGGATCGACGGTGGCCGTTAAAGTCTACCCTGCTGCCGCTCAGCATGCGTTCAGCTCCGAGAAGGAAGTCTACGGTCTCCCGCTGATGAGGCACGCCGGGATCATCAGCTTCCTGGGTACCGGGAGAAGGTCGGAAGACGGCAGCTGGCTCCTATTTCTGCAGTTGGCAGAATAT GGCTCTTTGCACTCGTTTCTGAGTCAGAACACCAACAGCTGGCCCTCGTCACTCAAGTTGTGCCTCTCTTTATCACAAGGACTCTCCTATCTCCACTCGTATCTGCTCACAAAAG agggcCACAAGCCGCCCGTGGCCCACAGAGACCTCAGCAGCTTCAATGTGCTCGTCCGGGCAGATGGCACCTGTGCCCTGTGTGATTTTGGTAGCGCTATCATCCTGTGCTCGTGCTCAAGTCATCGCCAAATGGGAAATCTACTG AGTCCAAGCCAGGCAGCATGCACCCTGTGCTACATGCCCCCCGAGATTCTGGAGGGTTCTGTGTACCAATTCAGCAGCTGCTTTCTGCATGGGGACGTCTACGCTTTGAGTTTGGTGTTGTGGGAGATATGCATGCGCTGTTCTGACTTGTTTGAAG ATGGTGCCGTGCCACAACACCTCCTCCCTTATGAGCGTGAGCTGGGAGCCCACATGACCCGGGAGAGTCTCACCTCCCATGTGTCTCACATGGAAAAAAGACCCTCCATCCCTGAGCATTGGCAGCAGCTGAGACAG GCACCAGCGCTTCAAGATCTATTGACAGAATGCTGGGACGTGGACCCAGATGCCCGGCTGACTGCTCAGTGTGTCGTGGACAGATTAGTCTCCCTTGAGTCGTATTCTTTAGTATGA
- the timm17a gene encoding mitochondrial import inner membrane translocase subunit Tim17-A: protein MEEYAREPCPWRIVDDCGGAFTMGAIGGGIFQAVKGFRNAPSGMNHRMRGSMTAIKTRAPQLGGSFAVWGGLFSMIDCGLVKVRGKEDPWNSITSGAMTGAILAARNGPVAMVGSAAMGGILLALIEGAGIMLSRFASSQFPTGPQFAEEPAPSPMPAAPFGDYRQYQ, encoded by the exons ATGGAGGAATATGCCAGAGAGCCGTG TCCCTGGAGGATTGTGGACGACTGTGGGGGTGCCTTCACCATGGGGGCTATTGGAGGTGGAATATTCCAAGCAGTAAAAGGCTTCAGGAACGCACCTTCG GGAATGAATCACAGAATGAGAGGCAGCATGACTGCTATCAAGACCAGAGCTCCACAGCTTGGAG GTAGCTTTGCGGTGTGGGGAGGCCTCTTCTCCATGATCGACTGTGGCCTGGTGAAGGTACGCGGGAAGGAGGATCCCTGGAATTCCATCACGAGCGGTGCAATGACGGGAGCCATCCTCGCCGCCAGAA ATGGACCTGTGGCCATGGTGGGCTCTGCGGCTATGGGGGGCATCCTGTTAGCCTTGATAGAGGGCGCCGGGATCATGCTGTCTAGGTTTGCCTCCTCACAATTTCCGACAG GCCCTCAGTTTGCAGAGGAGCCAGCCCCCTCCCCCATGCCCGCCGCGCCCTTTGGAGACTACCGACAATATCAGTGA
- the LOC127607402 gene encoding ras-related protein Rap-1A yields the protein MREYKLVVLGSGGVGKSALTVQFVQGIFVEKYDPTIEDSYRKQVEVDGQQCMLEILDTAGTEQFTAMRDLYMKNGQGFALVYSITAQSTFNDLQDLREQILRVKDTEDVPMILVGNKCDLEDERVVGKEQGQNLARQWNHCAFLESSAKSKINVLDIFYDLVRQINRKTPVEKKKAKKKSNCVLL from the exons ATGCGTGAATACAAGCTAGTGGTGTTAGGCTCTGGAGGTGTGGGCAAGTCCGCTCTG ACAGTACAATTTGTGCAGGGAATCTTTGTGGAAAAATATGACCCGACAATAGAAGACTCGTACAGAAAG CAAGTGGAGGTAGACGGGCAGCAATGTATGCTTGAAATTCTCGACACAGCCGGCACA GAGCAGTTCACAGCAATGAGGGACCTGTACATGAAGAACGGCCAAGGCTTTGCCCTGGTTTACTCCATCACAGCACAGTCCACCTTTAAcgacctccaggacctgaggGAACAGATTCTACGAGTAAAGGACACAGAagat GTGCCGATGATCCTGGTGGGCAACAAGTGCGACTTGGAGGATGAGCGTGTGGTGGGCAAGGAGCAGGGCCAGAACCTGGCCAGACAGTGGAACCACTGTGCCTTTTTAGAGTCCTCTGCTAAGTCAAAGATCAACGTCCTTGAT ATCTTCTATGACTTGGTCAGACAGATAAATAGGAAAACGccagtggaaaagaaaaaggcaaaaaagaaatccaacTGTGTGCTGCTTTAA